The Flammeovirga agarivorans DNA window ATGTTTCTCCGTTTATTGGTAGATTAGATGATGTCTCAACTGATGGTATGCAATTAGTTGAAGATATCGTAAACATTTTTGAAAACTACGGGTTTGGTACTCAAGTATTAGCTGCTTCTGTTCGTCATCCTATTCACATTATGCAATGTGCAGAACTTGGAGCTGATGTGGCAACTTGTCCATTGAAAGCGATTAAGATGCTTATGAACCATCCTTTAACAGATAAAGGTCTAGCTCAGTTTATCGCTGATGCTAAGAAAATGGAAGAATAAAATATTATTCTGTATTAGAAAGTTGAGACAAGGTAGAGAGTTATCTTGTCTCAATTTTTTAGTATTATAAAGAGAATTACATTTTAAAATTTTCTATGTATATTATTAAAGTAAAAGGGAAAGCAAAAATCCCTAATTACATCCAACTTCGCGATGATAACTTTGTTCTCATTGCTTACTTTAGAGCAGACCGACCATTAACTAAACTTGAAAAATATGGTCTTGAAGGAAAAGAAGAAGACCTCAAAAAAGTTATAGATAGTTTAGAATTTGGTAAAATTCAAAAATTAGAAATTTAATATTCAATGAATCAAGTTGTTAGCCTAAGAAATATCAAAATATCTTTTGAAGGAGCAATCATATTTAATGATGTAAATATAGATGTTGCATCTTCTGAATTTGTGTACTTATTAGGCCCAACAGGAAGTGGTAAATCATCATTATTGAAGTTATTATACGCTGACCTTTTACCTGCTTCTGGAAAAGTAAAAGTGAATGGATTTCAAGTCAATGAAATAAGTGATAAAGATGTTCCATTTCTGAGAAGATCACTTGGTGTTATATTTCAAGATTTTGAATTGCTAACTGATAGAACTGTCGAAGAAAACCTACACTTTGTTATGAAAGCAACAGGCTGGAAAAATGAAGTGAAAATGAGAAACAAAGTAGATGAATTACTTGAAAAGGTGCATCTACCAAAACTAACTAAAGAAAAAATGCCTCATCAGTTATCAGGTGGTGAACAGCAAAGAGTAGCTATTGCTAGGGCATTAGTAAATAGTCCTAAGCTTATTCTTGCAGATGAACCAACAGGTAACTTAGATCCCAAAGTATCTAGATCTATACTTCAGTTATTTAAAGAAATAAATGAAGAAGGTACTTGTGTGATTATGGCAACACATCAACATTCATTTTTAAAGTTAAACCCTGAACGCGCCCTGATCTGTGAAAAAGGAATTATCAAAGATATTTCTAAGCAACAGGTACAACAACGTTTGGAACTCGGTAAATAAAATATGAGTAAATCTAAACTTTCTGCAATCATCGAAAAAAAATGTCCAAGTTGTAGACAAGGAGATATGTTTACACACTCGGCACTCTCACCTAAATTTCACCAAATAAATGATAGATGTCCACATTGTGGGACAACATTAAATCCTGAAACAGGATTTTATTATGGTGCTATGTATGTTAGCTATGGAATTAACACGGCAATCATGTTTATAACAATTTTTGCTGTATATTTTTTCTTAGACTCAAGTGATCCTTTGGTATATATAGCAGCTGCAGTAATCCCAATGGTAGTCTTAATGACATTTGTATTTAGGCTTTCAAGGTCAATCTATCTACATCTTTTTGGAGGTATTGATTACGATAAGAGTAAATAAACAAAAAGGGAGAGTAAGCTAATTACTCTCCCTTTTTGTTTATCATCATAATTATAATTGAGTTTTATCTACAAAGTGATAAGTAATACCAAAGACTAAATTAAATTGTACAAATGAAGATTCAGTGTTACTTTGAAACTCATTCAATTGACTATAATCTCTAGGAGTAAGGTTTACATATTGAGGATCTCCATTTGAAAAACCTAAATCGGTAACTAAGCCAGCTATTATATTGAACCGAGGGCCAAACCATTCTATACCTGCAGAAATATGGTATAAGTCCCAGTAATCATAAGATAACACATTCTCAGCATGTGGATTGACTTGATTTTGATCTACAATGTTGAAATCTGTCCTGAAACCAGATAAGAAATTCATGCTTTTTATCAATCTACTTTTTACACCGACCGCAGCATTGTAAATGACTTTATTAGCACTATAATACTGACTAAAAGATTGATCTAATGGAGAGAAAGTAGAAATTTCAGGTTGTAATTCTAGCATTCCATAACGGTCCACTTTACTGAAAATTCCAACTCTTCCAGATAAATCAACTTTGTTTATCGTATATCCAATATTGAACTCAGCTGTAAAAGGTAATTTGTAGTTGGAATATACTTTGTCTTGTGTGCTTATTTCTTTTGAAATACTTCCATCATCTAATGTTTTCTCTCTTATTTTTCGAGCCGTAGATTTTGAAAGGAATTTGATTCGGATATCGGGTGTGTCAAAGTTAAAGCCAAGATTGAGGTTTTGATTAACATGCCATGCTATACCTATTTTCCATAATAGAGATGCATGATTAAAACGTAAATTTGTGAAAGCAGAAAATGTATCTTGAACTCCATTTCCATTGGCCCAGGTTTGATCTACATT harbors:
- a CDS encoding outer membrane protein transport protein; translation: MRGIYLVIFIFHTFLLYGQGNYYWQQQQGANGNLLGGSLASGATDNSAIYYNPGALAFTETPNVSFTSDLIGYTILNIKNGAGEGVDIKGNSLETKPQMVAGTAFKYNKQKFKVTYAFINLLNSKHEFAVQNSGSVNGSNVFFEGYFNYKSLLRNDRFAIGTTYRLSEKIGVGITHFLDIKSAQITSNVDQTWANGNGVQDTFSAFTNLRFNHASLLWKIGIAWHVNQNLNLGFNFDTPDIRIKFLSKSTARKIREKTLDDGSISKEISTQDKVYSNYKLPFTAEFNIGYTINKVDLSGRVGIFSKVDRYGMLELQPEISTFSPLDQSFSQYYSANKVIYNAAVGVKSRLIKSMNFLSGFRTDFNIVDQNQVNPHAENVLSYDYWDLYHISAGIEWFGPRFNIIAGLVTDLGFSNGDPQYVNLTPRDYSQLNEFQSNTESSFVQFNLVFGITYHFVDKTQL
- a CDS encoding cell division ATP-binding protein FtsE — translated: MNQVVSLRNIKISFEGAIIFNDVNIDVASSEFVYLLGPTGSGKSSLLKLLYADLLPASGKVKVNGFQVNEISDKDVPFLRRSLGVIFQDFELLTDRTVEENLHFVMKATGWKNEVKMRNKVDELLEKVHLPKLTKEKMPHQLSGGEQQRVAIARALVNSPKLILADEPTGNLDPKVSRSILQLFKEINEEGTCVIMATHQHSFLKLNPERALICEKGIIKDISKQQVQQRLELGK
- a CDS encoding fructose-6-phosphate aldolase gives rise to the protein MYIIKVKGKAKIPNYIQLRDDNFVLIAYFRADRPLTKLEKYGLEGKEEDLKKVIDSLEFGKIQKLEI
- a CDS encoding DUF983 domain-containing protein, which encodes MSKSKLSAIIEKKCPSCRQGDMFTHSALSPKFHQINDRCPHCGTTLNPETGFYYGAMYVSYGINTAIMFITIFAVYFFLDSSDPLVYIAAAVIPMVVLMTFVFRLSRSIYLHLFGGIDYDKSK